AGCTTCTGGCGACCTATTCACGGATTTCCGCCAGCATCTCCTGGTTCACACCAGAGGTATTGACCATCCCACAGGAGACGATGATCGAATGGATTGATGCAACACCTGGCCTCGAGCAGTATCGCTTCGGCTTGATGGACGCCTACCGCACTGGCCGGTATACATTGAACTCCGAGGGCGAGCGCTTGCTCAGCCTGCATGGAAAGGTGCGGAGGACAGCGGCCCAGGTTTTCAGCTCATTGACTAATGCTGATGGTGACCGCCCGGAGGTGACACTTTCGGACGGCACCGTTATAACTGTTACGCCCGGGCTTTACAGCAAGGCCTTGACGACTTACCGCAATCCCGAGGACCGGAAGGCCGTCCAGGAGGCCTGGATGGAGCAGTTTGAAGACCGCCAAAACACCTTTGCCTCGATTTATGAGGGAGTCTTGAACCAGGGTTGGGCCCTTGCCGAGGCGAGAGGGTATGCCAGCACCATTGAGATGGAGCTGGACGAGAACAACATTCCGCTGGAAGTGGTTGAGTCGCTGGTCGAGGTCGCCCGTGACGGAGGGGAAGTCCTGCAGCGCTACCACCAGCTGCGCCAGCGCCTTCTCGGCCTCGAGCATTATGGATGGAGCGACATGTTCATGCCGCTCGTCGATGACACGACCTCCTACAACTACGACGAGATTGTCCCGCTCATAGTTGAATCAGTCGTACCGCTTGGTGAGGAATACTCAAGCAAGATGGCCCAGCAGTTCAGCGCTGGATTCGTGGACGTCTTTGAGACGCCCGGAAAACGGTCGGGGGCCTACAATGCGGGCCGTTACGGCATCGGCTCCTTCGTCCTGCTGAACTACCGTGGGACGCTGGATGACGTCTTCACCGTGGCGCATGAAATGGGTCATTCCATGCACACACGCCTGTCGCAGGAATACCAGCCCTACGCCACTCACTGGTACACGATCTTTGTTGCCGAGGTGGCTTCCATCCTGAATGAGAAGCTCCTCCTGCGCCAGTTCCTTGAGACAGTTGACGATCCTGCACAACGCATTGCCTTCCTCGAGTCCCAGCTCATGAAGATCAAGGGAACCTTCTTCCTGCAGACCATGATGGCCGACTTTGAGCTTCAGGCACATGCCATGGCCGAAAAAGGCGAGGGGATTACCGCCGAGAGCCTGACCAACCTCTGGAAGTCGATCGTCAAATCCCATCACGGTGATATCATTCCTGACGATGATCCCTACATGCTCTCATGGTCGCGCATCCCGCATCTCTACCGGACGCCTTTTTATGTTTACCAGTACGCCACCTGCTATGCCTCTGCGGCTTACCTGATGAAGCAGATGGAGACAGATCCGGAAGGAACCGTTGAGAAGTACCTCACACTCCTGAAGTCCGGCGGCAACGACTACCCGATGACCCAGTTGCGCAAGGCAGGGATTGATCTGGAGAACGCCGATATCCTGAAGGCGGTCGTCGATGAATTTTCCCAGCTCGTCGACCTCCTCGAGAGCGAGTACCTGCGCTATCTTGAGTCCGAGGAAATCGAGAAGCCGGCCTGAAGGGTTACGTGAATTTTATCTCTTGGATTAGCACAGTTAACAATAGCTTTGTCATTGGAACTTAGTGATTTGTCGATAGACAAATGTGCTAATGACTTTCCCAAAGGTTTTCATTCCAGCTCTGGCAAAAGTCTTACTGGCCTTTGTTTTTTGCTCGCCACTTTCTGGTGCGAATGAGGGACCGTTTACCTATGACGTTACGGGATCCGAGGTGGAGATTACCGGCTTCACCTGCGAGGTGGCGGAAGCAACTGTCCCGGCTGAGATAGAAGGATTCCCGGTAACACGAATCGGACCGAGCGTCTTCTCCAACTGCCATTCTTTAACCACTGTTTCACTTCCCGACACGATTACACACATCGGGGACTACGCCTTCCTGAATGCCTCCAAGCTCTCAAGCATCAACCTTCCGGAGGGGCTTTTTACGATCGGAACCTGGGCCTTTGGAAGCTGTCAATCCCTGACCTCGATCAACCTCCCCTCGACATTGACGGTCATCGGGTCACATGCCTTCAAGGAATGCAACAGCCTTGAATCGGTTGCACTTCCCGATGGAGTGGAAGCCGTACTCGACTCCACCTTCAGTCACTGTACGAATTTGATTGAGGTCGTCCTTCCGCATACAGTCACCTCCATCGGTCCCAACAGTTTTGCCTACTGCCAGAGCCTGTCCGCAATAACGCTGCCGGACGGGCTGACCTTCATCGGGCAGAAGGCCTTCTTCGACTGCGAAAGCCTGGTCAACATGACCTTGCCCGATAGTGTTCGGCAGATCCAGGACTTCGCCTTCGCGTGGTGCTTCAGTCTGGAATCGATCAACATACCTGAAGGAGTGGAGTACCTGAGACACTACGCCTTCGCTGGATGCAATCAGTTGAGAAACGTGTCCTTGCCCGGGACCCTGTTGTCGATCGGTCCAGAGTGTTTTCGCGGGTGCAGCAGCCTCGTAAACCTGGCCCTCCCGGATTCTGTCCGGACAATCGAACAATCCGCCTTTGCCGGATGTTCCAGCCTGCTTTCCATTGCGGTCCCTGAGGGGGTGCAGTTCATTCGCGGGAGAACATTTTCCGGATGCACCCAGTTGGCGGATGTGACCTTGCCATCCTCCTTGCTGGCGATTGACCACCACGCGTTCGCCACCTGCGTCAGCTTGACCGAGATCAACCTTCCTGCTTCCGTACAGGCCATCTGGTCTGGCGCTTTCAGGGACTGCTCGGGACTAGCTCAGATCACTCTTCCGGCAAACCTTGAGTTGATTGATGAGTCTGCCTTTGCGAATTGCACAAGCCTGTCAGCCATCGACCTGCCCGACAGCCTGAAGGAAATTGGAAAGGCTGCTTTTTGGAACTGCACCAGCGTGACAAATCTGGCCATTCCGGACCGCGTTGGTTCGATCGGCTGGAGCGCCTTCTCTGGAATGACTAGATTGGAAAGTGTGGTCATGGGACAAGGTGTCGGTTGGATCAGCAACTTCGCTTTCAGTGATTGCTTGAGCCTCACTTCCATCGTCTTCCCTGAAGCCATTGCCTTCATTGGGGAAGGTGCCTTTGCCGGATGCGAGAGCCTTGTCTCAATTGTGATTCCGGAATCCGTTCAAGAAATCAATCATGGTGCTTTTGAAGCGTGCACGGGCCTGAGCGCTATCACCTTGCCAAGCATGCTGACCCTCATTGAGGAGGATTCCTTTAGAGGATGCGTCAATCTTGGCGAAGTCGACATCCCTGATACCGTCGAGGTCATCGGAAGGCGTGCCTTTGCCGATTGTACTTCCCTCACTCATATCGACCTCCCGTCAGGGCTGCCGGAGATTTCAAACTCGACCTTTGCTGGTTGTATAAGCCTCCCATCCATCACATTGCCCGATTCCGTTGAGGAGATTCTTTATGACGCTTTCGAGGACTGTTTCTCATTGTCCAAAGTTTCCTTTTCGCAAAACCTTCGCCGGATCGGGAGCCGAGCCTTCTTCAATTGTAGCGCTCTGGAAGCTCTTGCTCTCCCTCATGGCCTCGAATCGATCGGTTTTCAGGCCTTCGCCAACTGCACAGGCATTTCAGAATTGGAGATACCGGATTCAGTCCTTTCCATGGACACCGCGGCCTTCCTTGGGATGTCCGGATTAGTGAGTGTCTCCCTCCCAGATTCCCTCCAGACTGTAAGCGATAACATCTTTAGGGACTGCCACAACCTTGCCTACATCGTAGTTCCGGATTCGGTTGTCAGGATTGAGTCCAGAGCCTTTGCCAACTGTTTTGCCCTGACGGAAGTATCCTTGGGTGCCAAGGTGGCGACGATCGACGAGCTGGCCTTCGACAACACCCCGGGCCTGCAAACACTGGTCGTCCCTCAGTCGAATCCAAATTTTCTCATGAAGGGAGAGGCCCTGTATCAAGTCGACTTGGAATCCCCCGCCAACGAGAGACTGATCAAGGTCCTTGAGGGTTTTTCCGGCAGGTTGGAGATTCCCGATTCCTGTACCTCCATCGGGGAGTACGCCCTCAGCCGATGCGAAGGCCTGACCGGGGTCGACATTCCGGAATCGGTCCAGTCGATCGGGATACTCGCTTTCTCCAGCTGCACGAGTCTGGCTGAAATCACTATACCCGATGGGATTGAGGAACTGCCGGAAGGCGTCTTTTTTGCCTGCCTCGAGCTGAGACGGGTCCACTTGCCCGACAGCTTGAAGCGCATTGGCAATACAGCCTTCGCCTATTGTGAGAGCCTGGTCTCGATAACTTTCCCCGCAGGCTTTGAAGGATTCAATAATCCCTACATTTCCTGGAATGGAGGCATCTTTCCGGAATTCACCAATGTCTTTGATTACTGCGACAGCCTGCAGAGTGTCTACTTCCTCGGTGCGCCGCCCAAGATTCCCTGCCACCGGCGTGATCCCCGGTCATTCCCGAGTTGGTGCGAGACGCCGTTCGAGTATTTCAGGGATGTTCCCTCTCCTATCGTCTATTACCTTGAAGGTGCTGACGGGTGGCCATCTCCCGAACTAAGCGACTCCAACAATTCGCTGCTCCAGCTTCCCTTCAGCCTCGGGCCATGGGACGACGCAATCCTCGCACAGGATGACTGGCGGCTACACAGCTGGTTCGGGGAGTTCAAGGTGCTCGGAGACCAGTACATTTACCATCTCGAGCACGGGTTTCTCCTTTATTCAGGAGAGAGCAGCGAGGCGGTTTCCCTGTTTGATCCTTCACTGCATCGATGGATGCAGACTGGGAAATCTCTCTATCCCTTGATGTACTTTCCCGGCCTCGGCGGCTGGTTCCACTACATGGAGGGTTCGGGCAAGCCCGGTTCAAGGATGTTCTACGATTATGCCAA
This region of Oceanipulchritudo coccoides genomic DNA includes:
- the pepF gene encoding oligoendopeptidase F encodes the protein MRIFKTLLFLQTLLIPVCVLFSAADKFEFESRDDVPASYKWDFTLFYPDWEAWESDLLRMEELYNEVATYEGRLGEGPATLLEVYQLSDEASKVSTRLWGFAGQRRDVDTRDNFVQGQVGKLLATYSRISASISWFTPEVLTIPQETMIEWIDATPGLEQYRFGLMDAYRTGRYTLNSEGERLLSLHGKVRRTAAQVFSSLTNADGDRPEVTLSDGTVITVTPGLYSKALTTYRNPEDRKAVQEAWMEQFEDRQNTFASIYEGVLNQGWALAEARGYASTIEMELDENNIPLEVVESLVEVARDGGEVLQRYHQLRQRLLGLEHYGWSDMFMPLVDDTTSYNYDEIVPLIVESVVPLGEEYSSKMAQQFSAGFVDVFETPGKRSGAYNAGRYGIGSFVLLNYRGTLDDVFTVAHEMGHSMHTRLSQEYQPYATHWYTIFVAEVASILNEKLLLRQFLETVDDPAQRIAFLESQLMKIKGTFFLQTMMADFELQAHAMAEKGEGITAESLTNLWKSIVKSHHGDIIPDDDPYMLSWSRIPHLYRTPFYVYQYATCYASAAYLMKQMETDPEGTVEKYLTLLKSGGNDYPMTQLRKAGIDLENADILKAVVDEFSQLVDLLESEYLRYLESEEIEKPA
- a CDS encoding leucine-rich repeat domain-containing protein gives rise to the protein MTFPKVFIPALAKVLLAFVFCSPLSGANEGPFTYDVTGSEVEITGFTCEVAEATVPAEIEGFPVTRIGPSVFSNCHSLTTVSLPDTITHIGDYAFLNASKLSSINLPEGLFTIGTWAFGSCQSLTSINLPSTLTVIGSHAFKECNSLESVALPDGVEAVLDSTFSHCTNLIEVVLPHTVTSIGPNSFAYCQSLSAITLPDGLTFIGQKAFFDCESLVNMTLPDSVRQIQDFAFAWCFSLESINIPEGVEYLRHYAFAGCNQLRNVSLPGTLLSIGPECFRGCSSLVNLALPDSVRTIEQSAFAGCSSLLSIAVPEGVQFIRGRTFSGCTQLADVTLPSSLLAIDHHAFATCVSLTEINLPASVQAIWSGAFRDCSGLAQITLPANLELIDESAFANCTSLSAIDLPDSLKEIGKAAFWNCTSVTNLAIPDRVGSIGWSAFSGMTRLESVVMGQGVGWISNFAFSDCLSLTSIVFPEAIAFIGEGAFAGCESLVSIVIPESVQEINHGAFEACTGLSAITLPSMLTLIEEDSFRGCVNLGEVDIPDTVEVIGRRAFADCTSLTHIDLPSGLPEISNSTFAGCISLPSITLPDSVEEILYDAFEDCFSLSKVSFSQNLRRIGSRAFFNCSALEALALPHGLESIGFQAFANCTGISELEIPDSVLSMDTAAFLGMSGLVSVSLPDSLQTVSDNIFRDCHNLAYIVVPDSVVRIESRAFANCFALTEVSLGAKVATIDELAFDNTPGLQTLVVPQSNPNFLMKGEALYQVDLESPANERLIKVLEGFSGRLEIPDSCTSIGEYALSRCEGLTGVDIPESVQSIGILAFSSCTSLAEITIPDGIEELPEGVFFACLELRRVHLPDSLKRIGNTAFAYCESLVSITFPAGFEGFNNPYISWNGGIFPEFTNVFDYCDSLQSVYFLGAPPKIPCHRRDPRSFPSWCETPFEYFRDVPSPIVYYLEGADGWPSPELSDSNNSLLQLPFSLGPWDDAILAQDDWRLHSWFGEFKVLGDQYIYHLEHGFLLYSGESSEAVSLFDPSLHRWMQTGKSLYPLMYFPGLGGWFHYMEGSGKPGSRMFYDYAKRQYVTETLIAGPGSI